A genomic segment from Aegilops tauschii subsp. strangulata cultivar AL8/78 chromosome 1, Aet v6.0, whole genome shotgun sequence encodes:
- the LOC109782804 gene encoding linoleate 9S-lipoxygenase 6, with protein sequence MQMPFCPKLWDRSPVPPANAIAVNGTVVVANTFGLSAPGKSTTLRLFSGTQIDHETGKGKLSPEAPLRGGKKSKHGKTSTTTYHVTFVVDADFGTPGAVSVRNGNRADRFFLRHVRLELAEDRSIHFECNSWVYPYKKTAADRLFFVNTSYLPSKTPEALVLLRDEELRSLRGDGKGERKDWERIYDYDRYNDLGNPDNPEHVRPVVGGTRTHPYPRRCRTGRAISNTDGVTETRKHVINLDFYIPPDERFSPGKLEEVLKLGVQAVTHFVIPEARTLVHGNDFKSMEQLRKDLYSRPVQPAVDGEVMERLKSSVPSHKTYKQVAKAVKEEHPAKFPIPQVIQQDPEAWRSDEEFAREMLAGLNPVAIKRLQTFPPVSSGGKRSSITAEHIKSQLGDVTIEMAMHQKRLYILDHHDYLMPYLRRINTLGVCIYASRTLLFLKADGTLKPVVIELSLPSDGEGDTELSRVFLPATHGTEGHLWQLAKAHVSVNDSGYHQLISHWLFTHAAVEPFIIATRRQLSAMHPIHKLLEPHFKDTMQINTLARSILLNAGGILERTMYPGKYAVEMSSAIYGDWRFTEQSLPNDLLKRGMASSSNEPGGLTLHIEDYPYAVDGLEVWHAIDGWVRSYCAHFYHSDKEVDGDAELQAWWHDVRTVGHGDRQGDQACWLALDTVDHLAQTLSTLIWIASALHAAVNFGQYAYAGFPPNRPTRCRRFVPLPGSPEMTQLEADPEKFFLEMVPDRFTATLGLALIEVLSNHTSDEVYLGQRATSTWTDDGQLLRLLDRFREDLRRVERRVEERNKDPRLKNRRGPAKVPYTLLFPDVAGQEKGLTGKGIPNSVSI encoded by the exons ATGCAAATGCCGTTCTGCCCCAAGCTGTGGGATCGGAGCCCGGTCCCGCCGGCGAACGCCATCGCCGTCAATGGCACCGTCGTCGTCGCCAACACCTTCGGCCTCTCCGCGCCCGGCAAGTCCACCACCCTGCGCCTCTTCAGCGGCACCCAAATCGACCACG AGACGGGGAAGGGGAAGCTGAGCCCGGAGGCCCCGCTGAGGGGCGGCAAGAAGAGCAAGCACGGGAAGACGAGCACGACGACGTACCACGTCACGTTCGTGGTGGACGCCGACTTCGGCACGCCGGGGGCCGTGTCCGTCCGGAACGGGAACCGCGCCGACCGGTTCTTCCTCCGCCACGTGCGGCTGGAGCTCGCCGAGGACCGCAGCATCCACTTCGAGTGCAACTCCTGGGTGTACCCCTACAAGAAGACCGCCGCCGACCGCCTCTTCTTCGTCAACACG AGCTACCTGCCTTCCAAGACGCCGGAGGCGCTGGTGCTGCTGCGGGACGAGGAGCTGCGGAGCCTGCGAGGGGACGGCAAGGGAGAGCGCAAGGACTGGGAGCGCATCTACGACTACGACCGCTACAACGACCTCGGCAACCCCGACAACCCGGAGCACGTCCGCCCGGTCGTCGGCGGCACCCGGACGCACCCCTACCCGCGCCGCTGCCGGACAGGCCGTGCCATCAGCAACACCG ACGGCGTGACGGAGACGCGCAAGCACGTGATCAACCTGGACTTCTACATCCCGCCGGACGAGCGGTTCAGCCCGGGGAAGCTGGAGGAGGTGCTCAAGCTGGGGGTGCAGGCGGTGACGCACTTCGTGATCCCAGAGGCGAGGACGCTGGTCCACGGCAACGACTTCAAGTCCATGGAGCAGCTGAGGAAGGACCTGTACAGCAGGCCCGTGCAGCCGGCGGTGGACGGCGAGGTCATGGAGAGGCTCAAGTCCTCCGTGCCGTCCCACAAGACCTACAAGCAGGTGGCCAAGGCCGTCAAGGAGGAGCACCCCGCCAAGTTCCCCATCCCGCAAGTCATCCAGC AGGATCCTGAGGCGTGGAGGAGCGACGAGGAGTTCGCGAGGGAAATGCTTGCAGGGCTCAACCCTGTTGCCATCAAGAGATTACAA ACGTTTCCGCCGGTGAGCAGTGGCGGGAAGAGGAGCTCGATAACCGCCGAGCACATCAAGAGCCAGCTTGGAGATGTAACCATTGAAATG GCAATGCATCAGAAGAGGCTGTACATCCTGGACCACCATGACTACCTGATGCCGTACCTGAGGCGCATAAACACGCTGGGCGTGTGCATCTACGCGTCGCGCACGCTGCTGTTCCTCAAGGCCGACGGGACCCTCAAGCCGGTCGTGATCGAGCTGAGCCTGCCCAGCGACGGCGAGGGCGACACCGAGCTGAGCCGGGTCTTCCTCCCCGCGACCCACGGCACCGAGGGCCATCTGTGGCAGCTCGCCAAGGCCCACGTCTCCGTCAACGACTCGGGGTACCATCAGCTCATCAGCCACTG GCTGTTCACGCACGCGGCGGTGGAGCCGTTCATCATCGCGACCAGGAGGCAGCTGAGCGCCATGCACCCCATCCACAAGCTCCTGGAGCCGCACTTCAAGGACACCATGCAGATCAACACCCTGGCCAGGAGCATACTGCTCAACGCCGGCGGCATCCTGGAGCGGACCATGTACCCGGGGAAGTACGCCGTGGAGATGTCCTCCGCCATCTACGGCGACTGGAGGTTCACCGAGCAGTCCCTGCCAAATGATCTCCTCAAGCG GGGGATGGCCTCCAGCTCCAATGAGCCCGGCGGCCTGACCCTGCACATCGAGGACTACCCGTACGCCGTCGACGGCCTCGAGGTATGGCACGCCATCGACGGGTGGGTGCGCAGCTACTGCGCCCACTTCTACCACAGCGACAAGGAGGTGGACGGCGACGCGGAGCTGCAGGCGTGGTGGCACGACGTCCGGACCGTCGGCCACGGCGACCGGCAGGGCGACCAGGCGTGCTGGCTGGCGCTGGACACCGTCGACCACCTCGCCCAGACGCTGTCGACGCTCATCTGGATCGCCTCCGCGCTGCACGCGGCCGTCAACTTCGGGCAGTACGCCTACGCGGGGTTCCCGCCGAACCGGCCCACCCGGTGCCGCCGGTTCGTGCCGCTCCCGGGGTCGCCGGAGATGACGCAGCTGGAGGCCGACCCGGAGAAGTTCTTCCTGGAGATGGTGCCCGACAGGTTCACCGCCACGCTGGGGCTGGCGCTCATCGAGGTGCTGTCCAACCATACCTCCGACGAGGTCTACCTCGGGCAGCGCGCCACGTCCACGTGGACGGACGACGGCCAGCTGCTGCGCCTGCTGGACCGGTTCCGGGAGGACCTCCGGCGGGTGGAGAGGCGGGTGGAGGAGAGGAACAAGGACCCGCGGCTCAAGAACCGGAGGGGGCCGGCCAAGGTGCCGTACACGCTCTTGTTCCCGGATGTCGCCGGCCAGGAGAAGGGGCTCACGGGGAAAGGGATACCCAATAGCGTCTCCATATGA